In one Saimiri boliviensis isolate mSaiBol1 chromosome 19, mSaiBol1.pri, whole genome shotgun sequence genomic region, the following are encoded:
- the LOC141582297 gene encoding phospholipid phosphatase 2-like has translation MGKECLLGLPRAVRKALPCWWEQASRPRRVWGPHGPAGLRTSQLPGPSPPPASLSFAVLSLVNAPYSRGFYCWEDSIRYPYRPDTITLGLMAGVTITATVILVSAGEAYLVPTDRLYSCSDFNNYVAAVYKVLGTFLFGAAVSQSLTDLAKYTIGHLHPNFLAICDPEWSWVNCSIYVQLQSVCRRNAAGVTEAR, from the exons atgggaaaggagtgtctcttgggcctcccacgtgctgtgagaaaagctcttccttgttggtgggagcaggcctcgaggccaaggcgggtgtgggggccccatggcccagctggtttgagaacctcacagctcccaggcccttctccccctccagcctccctgtccttcgCTGTCCTGTCGCTGGTGAACGCCCCATATAGCCGAGGATTTTACTGTTGGGAGGACTCCATCCGGTACCCCTAtcgtccagacaccatcacccttgggctcatggctggggtcaccatcacagccaccgtcattctt GTCTCAGCaggagaagcctacctggtgcccacagaccggctctattcctgctctgacttcaataattacgtggctgccgtgtacaaggtgctggggaccttcctcttcggggcggctgtgagccagtctctgacggacctggccaagtacacgatcggccacctgcaccccaacttcctggccatctgtgaccccgaGTGGAGCTGGGTCAACTGCTCCATCTACGTGCAGCTGCAGAGCGTGTGCAGGAGAAATGCGGCTGGCGTCACGGAGGCCAGGTGA